One window from the genome of Chloroflexota bacterium encodes:
- the amrS gene encoding AmmeMemoRadiSam system radical SAM enzyme, with product MFLKKEAILFDDLKEKTRCCACERRCELSPGALGFCQTRKNIGGKLYTLVYGEIASISANHIEKKPLFHFHPGSKALTVGTWSCNFTCPWCQNYDISKSPGDIGKGRFLSPEDFVEMVESSGCQGTSISLNEPTLLLEYSVDVFKLARKHGYYNTFVTNGYMTLEALKMLVESGLDAMNIDVKGDAGTVFEFCGADVEKVWRNAVAARRYGVWIEITTLLIPGVNDGDRTLKEIAGRIKYELGDDTPWHTTGYFPAYRFSDELYVPPTPLATLERARDTGRAEGLKYVYAGNAPGHPYENTYCPNCNQLLVERRGFSVAKYSITAERRCPRCGLEIPIVGRFGGAHRGESSDDTGRTDQ from the coding sequence ATATTCTTGAAGAAGGAAGCTATTCTGTTCGACGATTTGAAGGAGAAGACAAGGTGCTGCGCCTGTGAGAGGCGCTGCGAATTGTCCCCAGGTGCGCTCGGTTTCTGCCAGACGAGGAAGAACATCGGCGGGAAGCTGTACACGTTGGTGTACGGTGAGATTGCTTCCATAAGCGCAAACCACATAGAGAAGAAGCCCCTATTCCACTTTCACCCGGGTAGCAAGGCCCTCACTGTGGGTACCTGGTCGTGCAATTTCACTTGCCCCTGGTGTCAAAACTATGATATCAGCAAGTCACCCGGAGACATAGGCAAAGGAAGATTCCTCAGCCCCGAGGATTTCGTGGAGATGGTTGAGAGCAGCGGCTGTCAGGGTACAAGCATCTCGCTCAATGAGCCGACGTTGCTCTTGGAGTATTCAGTGGACGTGTTTAAGCTGGCGAGAAAGCATGGCTACTACAACACCTTCGTCACCAATGGCTATATGACCTTGGAAGCCTTGAAGATGCTGGTAGAGAGTGGCCTGGATGCTATGAACATCGATGTCAAAGGGGACGCTGGGACCGTCTTCGAGTTCTGTGGCGCTGACGTGGAGAAGGTGTGGAGAAATGCTGTGGCTGCGAGAAGGTATGGCGTGTGGATTGAGATCACAACGCTTCTAATACCGGGTGTCAATGACGGGGACAGGACCCTGAAGGAGATTGCCGGTAGGATCAAGTACGAACTCGGTGACGATACACCGTGGCACACTACTGGGTACTTTCCAGCCTACAGATTCAGTGATGAGCTTTATGTCCCACCCACGCCTTTAGCTACCTTAGAAAGGGCCAGGGATACAGGAAGGGCTGAAGGATTGAAATACGTCTATGCTGGCAATGCCCCCGGGCATCCCTATGAGAACACCTACTGTCCCAACTGTAACCAGCTCCTGGTAGAGCGCCGAGGCTTTTCTGTGGCAAAATATAGCATAACGGCCGAGCGACGGTGCCCCAGATGTGGCCTTGAAATTCCTATAGTAGGCCGTTTCGGTGGCGCTCACCGGGGCGAATCCAGCGACGACACCGGACGGACTGATCAGTGA
- a CDS encoding TetR/AcrR family transcriptional regulator: MKHLAETNSHAVTERYSAILQTAERLFGEKGYRGVSIDEIAKAAGVSKGLVFYHFNSKRALVEHILKDAMTTLLTRWDAIAQSSESGRAKLRAAVEACMDMFNSRPYLFRIAFFEVILEEEMKDILTVMSNEVPLRIGKLLKDGIATGEFRPVDSRIAAILLMGMITAPPLQSALQPQTMLAAGRIADEITEIFCHGICR; encoded by the coding sequence ATGAAACATCTTGCTGAGACGAACTCACATGCCGTGACGGAGCGGTATTCTGCCATACTGCAGACAGCCGAGAGGCTATTTGGAGAGAAGGGATACCGCGGCGTATCAATTGACGAGATAGCCAAGGCTGCCGGCGTATCGAAAGGCCTTGTTTTCTATCACTTCAACAGCAAGAGGGCGCTGGTTGAGCACATATTGAAGGATGCCATGACTACACTGTTGACAAGGTGGGATGCTATCGCACAAAGCAGTGAGTCAGGGCGAGCCAAGCTTAGAGCAGCGGTCGAGGCGTGTATGGACATGTTCAACTCGCGGCCATACCTATTCCGAATCGCATTTTTTGAAGTGATCCTCGAGGAGGAGATGAAGGACATTCTTACCGTCATGAGTAATGAGGTTCCTCTCAGGATTGGCAAGCTGCTAAAGGATGGCATCGCCACAGGGGAATTCAGGCCTGTTGACAGCCGCATCGCTGCCATTCTGCTGATGGGGATGATCACTGCTCCACCTTTACAATCTGCTTTACAGCCGCAGACTATGCTGGCTGCCGGCCGGATCGCTGATGAGATTACCGAAATATTCTGTCATGGCATCTGCCGATAA
- a CDS encoding aldo/keto reductase: MEMVRLGKTGLMVSRLGFGGIPIQRLGEAEAVLLVKRCLELGINFYDTANAYTTSEGFIGKAIDGRREELVLATKSTSRNPEKVMKHLQLSLERLGVDTIDLYQLHGVDDLETYNSMVASGGMLTTLEKARSQEKIRHIGISSHSLDVAKLAAQSGHFETVQFPFNFVAREAADELIPLCRRNDVGFIAMKPMGGGMLESASLAMKFLMQFPGVHPIVGVDTIEQMEELVRIVEGDLSITPEEQRRMEQIATELGSRYCRHCYYCQPCPQDILICEVMVFPTYLKRSVPAFYLSGWVADNMEKAQTCTECGECEGRCPFKLPIREMLGDSVALFRKLKTSAT, from the coding sequence ATGGAGATGGTGAGGCTAGGAAAAACCGGACTGATGGTCTCTCGCTTGGGCTTTGGGGGCATCCCCATCCAGCGCCTGGGCGAAGCAGAGGCAGTGCTGCTGGTGAAGAGGTGCCTTGAACTGGGTATCAACTTCTACGACACTGCCAATGCTTATACCACCAGCGAAGGCTTCATAGGCAAGGCGATTGACGGAAGGAGAGAAGAACTTGTCCTAGCCACCAAGTCAACTTCTCGCAATCCAGAGAAGGTTATGAAGCATCTCCAGTTGAGCCTGGAGCGCTTGGGGGTGGATACGATAGACCTTTATCAGCTCCATGGCGTAGATGACCTGGAAACGTATAACAGCATGGTGGCGTCAGGCGGCATGCTGACTACTTTGGAGAAGGCCAGGAGCCAGGAGAAGATCAGACACATCGGAATTTCATCCCACTCTCTCGACGTAGCTAAGCTGGCGGCACAATCAGGGCACTTCGAGACTGTGCAGTTTCCCTTCAACTTTGTTGCCAGGGAGGCTGCCGACGAGCTAATTCCCCTTTGCCGCCGTAATGACGTGGGATTCATTGCCATGAAGCCGATGGGTGGGGGGATGCTGGAGAGCGCTTCCCTGGCCATGAAGTTCCTCATGCAATTTCCTGGCGTTCACCCCATTGTGGGGGTAGATACTATCGAGCAGATGGAGGAATTGGTCCGAATCGTTGAAGGCGATCTTTCCATCACACCGGAGGAGCAACGGCGCATGGAGCAAATAGCTACGGAACTGGGCAGCAGGTACTGCCGTCACTGCTATTACTGCCAGCCGTGTCCGCAGGACATCCTCATCTGTGAGGTCATGGTCTTCCCTACTTATCTTAAACGCTCTGTGCCGGCGTTCTACCTCTCCGGGTGGGTAGCGGATAACATGGAAAAGGCTCAGACTTGTACTGAATGCGGGGAATGTGAAGGCAGGTGCCCTTTCAAGCTGCCTATCAGAGAGATGCTGGGGGACAGTGTGGCCCTGTTTCGAAAGCTGAAGACCTCTGCGACGTGA